Proteins co-encoded in one Longimicrobium sp. genomic window:
- a CDS encoding cyclase family protein, with product MCSPDVVRSALAGAGINAETLAPAVRFAREGGPAFRHVADLTHTLSPRFPVFPFYEPFRMRNMFAVEKNGFAANELTFAEHTGTHLDAPSHFVANGQTAEALEVSRFLAPLVVVSVAERAARDEDTLVTVDDLTEWERAHGRIPDGAVVVMDSGWEPRVTQPGRFLNADAAGVMHHPGWSREAAEWLVHERVVTGVGTDTISLDFGASTTYEAHQVLLGAGKYGLECVASLGSVPPCGATLVVGAPKHEGGTGGPARLLALY from the coding sequence ATGTGCTCACCGGACGTGGTACGCTCCGCGCTCGCCGGCGCCGGCATCAACGCGGAAACGCTCGCACCCGCGGTCCGCTTCGCCCGCGAGGGCGGCCCCGCCTTCCGCCACGTGGCGGACCTCACCCACACCCTCTCGCCGCGCTTCCCCGTCTTCCCCTTCTACGAGCCGTTCCGCATGCGGAACATGTTCGCCGTGGAAAAGAACGGTTTTGCCGCCAACGAGCTGACCTTCGCCGAGCACACCGGCACCCACCTGGACGCGCCGTCGCACTTCGTGGCGAACGGCCAGACCGCGGAGGCGCTGGAGGTGTCGCGCTTCCTCGCGCCGCTGGTGGTGGTGTCGGTGGCGGAGCGCGCCGCGCGTGACGAGGACACGCTCGTGACCGTCGATGACCTGACGGAATGGGAGCGCGCGCACGGGCGCATCCCGGACGGCGCCGTGGTCGTGATGGACTCGGGATGGGAGCCGCGCGTGACGCAGCCGGGGCGTTTCCTGAACGCGGACGCCGCGGGGGTGATGCACCACCCGGGGTGGAGCCGCGAGGCGGCGGAGTGGCTGGTGCACGAGCGCGTCGTCACCGGCGTCGGCACCGACACCATCAGCCTGGACTTCGGCGCCTCCACCACCTACGAGGCCCACCAGGTGCTGCTCGGGGCGGGGAAGTACGGGCTGGAGTGCGTCGCCAGCCTGGGCAGCGTCCCCCCGTGCGGCGCCACGCTCGTCGTCGGCGCGCCCAAGCACGAGGGCGGCACCGGCGGCCCCGCGCGCCTCCTGGCGCTCTACTGA